CCAGCCGGACTTAGACGTGGAAGAGGCTGCCCAACTTACGCTCTGTAGTGCTTGGGGCATTGCCACGGCCCTGCGGGAGTTTCCGGGTTTATTGGCTGCTGACGCGAAGAAGGTTGCTGGGCAGGATCCCTTACAGGATCCCTTACAGGTTGCTGAGCCAGTTCCCACAGAATTTCCCGTACAAGTGCCTATGCCCGTACAAGCACCTGTACAAGTGCCTGTACAAGTCAAGTGGCTTAATGATCTGGTTCTGCAGGGACGCAAGCTCGGCGGGATTTTGACCGAAACTCGTCTTCGCCAGGGAAAAATCCATCAGGCGGTGGTGGGGGTTGGGATTAACTGGTGTAACTCACCCCCACCCCCAGGAATATGTTTGCAGGAGATCTTGCAAAGCCAGCCCGTTCCTGGTTTAGAATCCTTGGAAAGTTTGGCCGCGATCGTCACCTTGGGGGTGATAGGTGGCTATGCAACTTGGCGAACCTATGGTGTGGCTGCAATGTTACCCAGATATCTAGATCTGTTGGTCAACCTTGGGCAAACTGTCACCTGGGAAAGTTACAGGGGCGTTGTGGTTGGGGTTACGGCTCAAGGGAACCTTCACGTTCGCTTGCAGTCTAAGGCAGAGATGTCCCCGCTGGAAATCCAACAGGCCGTCAGTGGCAATCCCAGCCCAGCCCCCGAGTCTAGCCAAGACCGATACCTTCCCCCAGGAATGGTGCAGTTAGGCTATTCTGGACAACAATAATCCCAATCGTTCATCCATCCCAATCATTCATCCCAATCAGTTAACCATTTGACCCCGGTGAGCCTTCGTGGTAGGCCGCCACTGGGGTGTAGAGGAGTAAGAACAAGCATGACCCAGCGTCCCCCGATGAACCCGTCCCCTAGCTGCAATGGCCGAACCTCGCTGATTCGGACGATCGGCTTTTGTTTGGGGAGCCTGAGTATGCTGGGTTCCACCGTTGCCCAAGCCCAAACCTCGGATCCTTTAAAGCTGCTGATTTC
The Alkalinema sp. FACHB-956 DNA segment above includes these coding regions:
- a CDS encoding biotin--[acetyl-CoA-carboxylase] ligase; the protein is MPFNLAKFDAALQTLLQFNHGLTAATLRPSLKLHYFAELDSTNRKLWELLAQGASEGTIVLAETQTAGKGQWGRSWDSQTGGLYLSIALQPDLDVEEAAQLTLCSAWGIATALREFPGLLAADAKKVAGQDPLQDPLQVAEPVPTEFPVQVPMPVQAPVQVPVQVKWLNDLVLQGRKLGGILTETRLRQGKIHQAVVGVGINWCNSPPPPGICLQEILQSQPVPGLESLESLAAIVTLGVIGGYATWRTYGVAAMLPRYLDLLVNLGQTVTWESYRGVVVGVTAQGNLHVRLQSKAEMSPLEIQQAVSGNPSPAPESSQDRYLPPGMVQLGYSGQQ